A genomic stretch from Arachis stenosperma cultivar V10309 chromosome 3, arast.V10309.gnm1.PFL2, whole genome shotgun sequence includes:
- the LOC130969766 gene encoding uncharacterized protein LOC130969766, which produces MAFLISSLKLFLFSTWLIFTALGLNLSLPTITYFFSTHVPLTWNLCLTYLKPPYLFLLLNAIILSIAASSIFHHPIPPPSPTHQPLHFAYVTKPSPPLHPPLSIHHDYLPALVDVKPVVVNGITAVPEEEEQYKTATAELTWTPTPETETAELTWTPTPETETAELTWTSTPKTAPSMAPTMDEVWKTITEEQSSAMRKRSKTMKERKKTPMVCGSDDNDKRREAEEVSDDELNRRVEAFIRKFNENMRRQKKQSLNRSLREIGNTGKPCQ; this is translated from the coding sequence ATGGCGTTCCTAATTAGTTCCCTGAAGCTCTTCTTGTTCTCCACGTGGCTCATCTTCACCGCTTTGGGACTCAACCTCTCACTTCCAACCATTACTTACTTCTTCTCCACCCACGTGCCTCTCACGTGGAATCTCTGTCTCACGTACCTCAAGCCACCCtatctcttcctcctcctcaacGCCATCATCCTCTCTATCGCCGCCTCCTCCATCTTCCACCACCCTATTCCTCCTCCGTCTCCTACTCACCAACCGCTTCATTTTGCTTACGTCACCAAACCATCCCCACCACTACATCCGCCCTTATCCATACACCACGATTATCTTCCTGCTCTCGTCGACGTCAAGCCTGTCGTCGTTAACGGCATCACAGCCGTGCccgaagaagaagaacaataCAAAACGGCGACGGCGGAGTTGACGTGGACACCGACGCCGGAGACAGAGACGGCGGAGTTGACGTGGACACCGACGCCGGAGACAGAGACAGCGGAGTTGACGTGGACATCGACACCGAAGACGGCTCCGTCGATGGCGCCGACGATGGATGAGGTGTGGAAGACGATAACGGAGGAACAATCGAGTGCGATGAGGAAGAGATCGAAAACGATGAAGGAGCGGAAGAAGACTCCGATGGTATGTGGCAGCGACGATAATGACAAGAGGAGAGAGGCGGAGGAGGTGAGTGATGATGAGTTGAATCGGCGAGTTGAAGCGTTCATAAGGAAGTTCAACGAAAATATGAGGCGGCAGAAGAAACAATCACTGAATCGTTCGCTACGTGAAATTGGAAACACTGGTAAACCCTGCCAGTGA